A stretch of the Azorhizobium caulinodans ORS 571 genome encodes the following:
- a CDS encoding HIT family protein, which produces MSETPAYDPNNVFAKILRGELPAHKVYEDDRALVFLDIMPRAPGHALVIPKAPARNILDIDPEDLAYVHKVAQKVARAAKGVFKADGITLQQFSEEAGGQVVFHLHVHVIPRVAGVAMKPPANEMENNDVLADHAARLKAALAG; this is translated from the coding sequence ATGAGCGAGACGCCCGCCTACGATCCCAACAACGTCTTTGCCAAGATCCTGCGTGGCGAGCTGCCGGCCCACAAGGTCTATGAGGACGACCGGGCGCTCGTCTTCCTCGACATCATGCCGCGCGCGCCGGGCCATGCCCTCGTCATCCCGAAGGCCCCCGCCCGCAACATCCTCGACATCGATCCCGAGGATCTCGCCTATGTGCACAAGGTGGCGCAGAAGGTGGCCAGAGCCGCCAAGGGCGTGTTCAAGGCCGACGGCATCACCCTCCAGCAGTTCAGCGAGGAAGCTGGCGGGCAGGTGGTCTTCCATTTGCACGTGCATGTGATCCCGCGCGTCGCCGGCGTCGCCATGAAGCCGCCCGCCAACGAAATGGAGAACAATGACGTGCTGGCCGACCACGCGGCCCGGCTCAAGGCCGCCCTCGCCGGCTGA
- a CDS encoding transglutaminase family protein — translation MRVRVRHEITHRFEPAARQAIATLRLTPRSHVGQHILRWTLDVTPDARLMAEEDAFGNLVHSFSAEGTVEAMTVVAEGEVDAQDTTGIVAGSAERFPPSLFLRQTMLTEPDEAIHALAAEIAAEAKEPLARLHALMVGLHERFPEAAADAETTALPAAKVLAAGTGTSAELSHLFLSAARALRIPARQVSGYAAQDDASAAYREWAEAHVPGIGWVGFDCGANLCPTESYVRLAAGLDSHGVAPMLSTGISAQNKAVACDALQKARPASPAKQSQKQRQQ, via the coding sequence ATGCGGGTGCGCGTGCGCCATGAGATCACGCATCGGTTCGAGCCGGCAGCCCGGCAGGCCATTGCCACGTTGCGGCTGACGCCGCGCAGCCATGTGGGCCAGCACATCCTGCGATGGACGCTCGATGTCACGCCGGACGCCCGGCTGATGGCGGAGGAGGATGCCTTCGGCAATCTGGTCCATAGCTTTTCCGCCGAAGGCACGGTGGAGGCCATGACGGTGGTCGCCGAGGGGGAGGTGGACGCGCAGGACACCACGGGCATCGTTGCCGGCAGCGCCGAGCGCTTTCCGCCGTCCCTGTTCCTGCGCCAGACCATGCTCACCGAGCCGGACGAGGCCATCCACGCGCTGGCGGCGGAGATCGCCGCCGAGGCGAAGGAGCCGCTGGCGCGGCTGCATGCTCTCATGGTGGGCCTGCACGAGCGCTTCCCCGAGGCCGCCGCCGACGCGGAGACCACCGCCCTTCCCGCCGCCAAGGTGCTGGCGGCCGGGACCGGCACCTCGGCGGAGCTGAGCCACCTATTCCTGAGCGCGGCCCGCGCCCTGCGCATCCCGGCGCGGCAGGTCTCCGGCTATGCGGCGCAGGACGATGCCTCCGCGGCCTACCGCGAATGGGCGGAAGCCCATGTGCCCGGCATCGGCTGGGTCGGCTTCGACTGCGGCGCCAACCTCTGCCCGACGGAATCCTATGTGCGCCTCGCCGCCGGGCTCGATTCCCACGGCGTCGCGCCCATGCTCTCCACCGGCATCAGCGCGCAGAACAAGGCGGTGGCCTGCGACGCCTTGCAGAAGGCACGCCCGGCTTCGCCCGCCAAGCAAAGCCAGAAACAGCGCCAGCAATAG
- a CDS encoding alpha-E domain-containing protein, giving the protein MLSRTADNLYWLSRYVERADCLARILDVAQRLSHTPVTYGGSTNEWSSAVLTAGCTDGFIARHGPLENATEENVVSFLAFDPANPSSIRNSFEVARTNARSVRTALTSEMWDVINSAWIELRAFPDKAMTREELARFLAFVKETSLRFDGATFRTMLRNDAYWFSRVGAHVERADNTARILDVKYHVLLPEKEHVGGPLDYFQWASILRSVSALTAFHWVYRDSVKPWLVADLLILNRQMPRSLAACYDNLSRSLDDIAGAYGRQGPAQRLARATLAKLSNHSIEDIFQAGLHEFISDFIVDNYKLGNEITEQYLT; this is encoded by the coding sequence ATGCTCTCCCGTACTGCCGACAACCTCTACTGGCTGAGCCGCTATGTGGAACGCGCCGACTGCCTCGCGCGCATCCTCGACGTGGCCCAGCGCTTGTCCCATACGCCGGTGACCTACGGCGGCTCCACCAATGAGTGGAGTTCGGCCGTGCTGACCGCCGGCTGCACGGACGGCTTCATTGCCCGCCATGGACCGCTGGAGAATGCGACCGAGGAGAATGTAGTCTCCTTCCTCGCCTTCGATCCCGCCAATCCCTCGTCCATCCGCAATTCCTTCGAGGTCGCCCGCACCAATGCGCGCTCGGTGCGCACCGCGCTGACCTCCGAGATGTGGGACGTGATCAATTCGGCCTGGATCGAGCTGCGGGCCTTCCCCGACAAGGCGATGACCAGGGAAGAGTTGGCGCGTTTCCTCGCCTTCGTGAAGGAGACGTCCCTGCGCTTCGACGGCGCCACCTTCCGCACCATGCTGCGCAACGACGCCTACTGGTTCTCCCGTGTCGGCGCCCATGTGGAGCGGGCGGACAACACCGCGCGCATCCTCGACGTGAAGTACCACGTGCTGCTGCCCGAGAAGGAGCACGTCGGCGGGCCGCTCGATTACTTCCAGTGGGCCTCGATCCTGCGCTCTGTCTCGGCGCTGACCGCCTTCCACTGGGTCTATCGCGACAGCGTGAAGCCGTGGCTGGTGGCGGATCTGCTGATCCTGAACCGCCAGATGCCGCGCTCGCTCGCCGCCTGCTACGACAACCTGTCACGCAGCCTCGACGACATCGCCGGCGCCTATGGCCGGCAGGGCCCGGCCCAGCGCCTCGCCCGTGCTACGCTCGCCAAGCTGTCAAACCATTCCATCGAGGACATCTTTCAGGCGGGACTGCACGAATTCATCAGCGATTTCATCGTCGACAACTATAAACTGGGCAACGAGATCACCGAGCAGTACCTGACCTGA
- a CDS encoding circularly permuted type 2 ATP-grasp protein: MARAFDEMSSDDGSVRKAYETLNRWLSNVPHDVLDHRRKEAEFIFRRIGITFAVYGEQNAQERLIPFDIVPRIITNDEWTRLARGLEQRVKALNLYIKDVYSKREVLRAGIVPEDLVYQNPAFRPEMNGQPVPHDLYVHIAGIDIVRTDPDTFYVLEDNARTPSGVSYMLENREIMLRLFPELFSLHRVAPVENYADDLLATLRSLSPNGAHEPNVVILTPGIYNSAYYEHSFLADKLGVDLVEGRDLFVKDSIVYMRTTEGPKRVDVIYRRLDDDFLDPLAFRPDSVLGVPGLMSAYKAGNVTLTNAVGTGVADDKAVYSYMPEIIKFYLGEEPLLANVPTWRCREADHLKYVLEHLEELVVKEVHGSGGYGMLVGPKSDKAQIEAFRAKLKADPSNFIAQPTLALSTCPTLVDQGIAPRHVDLRPFILSGSDKVRIVPGGLTRVAMKEGSLVVNSSQGGGTKDTWVLDT; encoded by the coding sequence ATGGCGCGTGCGTTCGACGAGATGTCCAGTGACGACGGCAGCGTTCGTAAAGCCTATGAAACGCTAAACCGTTGGTTGTCCAACGTTCCGCACGACGTGCTGGACCATCGGCGCAAGGAAGCGGAATTCATCTTCCGCCGAATCGGCATCACGTTCGCGGTCTATGGCGAGCAGAACGCCCAGGAACGCCTGATTCCCTTCGACATCGTTCCGCGCATCATCACCAATGACGAGTGGACGCGGCTCGCGCGCGGCCTTGAGCAGCGGGTCAAGGCGCTCAACCTCTACATCAAGGACGTCTATTCCAAGCGCGAGGTGCTGCGCGCCGGCATCGTGCCGGAGGATCTCGTCTATCAGAACCCCGCCTTCCGGCCGGAGATGAACGGCCAGCCGGTGCCGCATGATCTCTACGTGCACATCGCCGGCATCGACATCGTGCGCACCGATCCCGACACCTTCTACGTGCTCGAGGACAATGCGCGCACGCCTTCCGGCGTCTCCTACATGCTGGAGAACCGGGAGATCATGCTGCGGCTGTTCCCGGAACTGTTCTCGCTCCATCGCGTGGCGCCGGTGGAGAATTATGCCGACGATCTCCTCGCCACCCTGCGCTCGCTCTCGCCCAACGGCGCGCACGAGCCGAACGTGGTGATCCTCACTCCCGGCATCTACAATTCGGCCTATTACGAGCACTCCTTCCTCGCCGACAAGCTGGGCGTCGATCTGGTGGAGGGGCGCGACCTCTTCGTGAAGGACAGCATCGTCTACATGCGCACGACCGAGGGGCCGAAGCGCGTGGACGTGATCTACCGCCGCCTCGACGACGACTTCCTCGATCCTCTCGCCTTCCGGCCCGACAGTGTGCTCGGCGTGCCGGGGCTGATGAGCGCCTACAAGGCCGGCAACGTCACCCTCACCAATGCGGTGGGCACCGGCGTCGCGGACGACAAGGCCGTCTACAGCTACATGCCCGAGATCATCAAATTCTATCTCGGGGAAGAACCGTTGCTCGCAAACGTGCCGACATGGCGTTGCCGCGAGGCGGATCACCTGAAGTATGTGCTGGAGCACCTCGAAGAGCTGGTGGTGAAGGAAGTCCACGGGTCCGGCGGCTACGGCATGCTGGTGGGGCCGAAGTCGGACAAGGCGCAGATCGAAGCCTTCCGCGCCAAGCTGAAGGCCGATCCCTCCAATTTCATCGCCCAGCCCACACTGGCGCTCTCCACCTGCCCGACGCTGGTGGATCAGGGCATCGCCCCGCGCCACGTGGACCTGCGGCCCTTCATCCTGTCCGGCTCGGACAAGGTGCGCATCGTGCCCGGCGGCCTCACCCGCGTTGCCATGAAGGAGGGTTCGCTGGTGGTGAACTCCAGCCAGGGCGGCGGCACCAAGGACACCTGGGTGCTGGATACCTGA
- a CDS encoding competence/damage-inducible protein A: MTEALGTRTITAAVLVIGDEILSGRTKDKNVGHIAERLTEIGVDLREVRVVPDVEEEIVAALNGLRHRYTYVFTTGGIGPTHDDITADSVAKAFGVSIDVDPRARAMLLEYIAEKDLNEARLRMARIPAGADLIVNEVSKAPGFKIGNVIVMAGVPRIMHAMLEAVLPTLDTGPKMLSETILANAKEGDIAGPLREIAERFPGVSIGSYPFLSETGPNTNLVVRSRDPELLAKAAREVADMVAARQPAA, translated from the coding sequence ATGACGGAGGCACTCGGCACGCGAACGATCACCGCAGCGGTGCTGGTGATTGGCGACGAGATCCTTTCGGGGCGGACGAAGGACAAGAATGTCGGCCATATCGCGGAGCGTCTGACCGAGATCGGCGTCGATCTGCGCGAAGTGCGGGTTGTGCCCGATGTGGAGGAAGAGATCGTCGCGGCGCTCAACGGGCTGCGCCATCGCTATACTTACGTCTTCACCACCGGCGGCATCGGCCCGACCCATGACGACATCACCGCCGACAGCGTGGCGAAAGCGTTCGGCGTCTCCATCGATGTCGATCCCCGTGCCCGCGCGATGCTTCTCGAATACATTGCCGAGAAAGATCTCAATGAAGCCCGCCTGCGCATGGCGCGCATTCCGGCCGGCGCCGATCTCATCGTCAACGAGGTGTCCAAGGCGCCAGGCTTCAAGATCGGCAATGTCATCGTGATGGCCGGCGTGCCGCGCATCATGCACGCCATGCTGGAGGCGGTGCTGCCGACCCTCGACACCGGACCGAAGATGCTGTCGGAAACCATCCTGGCCAACGCCAAGGAGGGCGACATCGCCGGCCCGCTGCGGGAGATCGCCGAGCGCTTCCCCGGTGTGTCCATCGGCTCCTATCCCTTCCTGTCGGAGACGGGCCCCAACACCAATCTCGTGGTGCGGTCGCGCGATCCCGAGCTGCTGGCCAAGGCCGCCAGAGAGGTGGCCGACATGGTGGCGGCGCGTCAGCCGGCGGCCTGA